The Caulobacter sp. FWC26 genome contains a region encoding:
- a CDS encoding allantoate amidohydrolase, with protein MTDGFDIGVRAKARCDALGLAPYSEIEGQLTRRFLTPAHEAALEALAGWMAEAGMSVRRDAVANLIGRYEGEAPGAKALIIGSHIDSVRNGGRYDGPLGIMLGIDVVEALNRAGRRLPFAIEVVAFGDEEGSRFPASMSCSRAIAGVLDVSALEMRDADGVSVAEALAEFGGDPVGIASAARRPEDVLAFLEAHIEQGPVLEAEGLALGVVTAIAAQKRLMVRIEGQAGHAGTTPMGLRKDPGPAAAEAMLALERICRAGTDGLVGTVGRMTALPGAFNVIPGAVEFSMDIRAETSSTRDAAVEAVTAEIHTIAAARGLSATVTLMQALAESPCDPSLMGLLEDSLAALGLPVRRLPSGAGHDAMVMADLCPTAMLFIRCEGGISHNPAEAVTEADCALAARAMLTFIDKLERRERA; from the coding sequence GTGACAGACGGTTTCGACATCGGGGTAAGGGCCAAGGCGCGCTGCGACGCCCTGGGTCTTGCGCCCTACAGCGAGATCGAAGGCCAGCTTACGCGCCGTTTCCTGACACCGGCTCACGAGGCCGCGCTGGAGGCCCTCGCTGGCTGGATGGCCGAAGCCGGCATGAGCGTCCGCCGCGACGCCGTCGCCAATCTCATCGGTCGCTACGAGGGTGAAGCGCCGGGCGCGAAGGCCCTGATCATCGGCTCGCACATCGACAGCGTCCGCAACGGTGGACGCTATGACGGGCCGCTCGGGATCATGCTGGGAATCGACGTTGTGGAGGCGCTGAATCGCGCCGGCCGCCGCCTGCCGTTCGCGATCGAAGTGGTCGCGTTCGGCGACGAAGAAGGCTCGCGTTTCCCCGCCTCGATGAGCTGCAGCCGCGCGATCGCGGGCGTGCTGGACGTCAGCGCTCTGGAGATGCGCGACGCCGACGGCGTGTCGGTGGCCGAGGCCTTGGCGGAATTCGGCGGCGATCCGGTCGGGATCGCCAGCGCCGCGCGCCGGCCCGAAGACGTGCTGGCCTTCTTGGAAGCCCACATCGAGCAAGGCCCCGTGCTGGAGGCCGAGGGCCTGGCCCTGGGCGTCGTCACCGCCATCGCCGCCCAGAAGCGCCTGATGGTCCGTATCGAGGGTCAGGCCGGGCACGCGGGCACCACGCCCATGGGTCTGCGCAAGGACCCGGGCCCCGCCGCCGCCGAGGCCATGCTGGCGCTGGAGCGGATCTGCCGCGCCGGAACCGACGGCTTGGTCGGCACGGTCGGCCGCATGACCGCCCTACCCGGCGCCTTCAACGTCATTCCGGGCGCGGTCGAGTTCTCGATGGACATCCGCGCCGAGACCTCGTCCACGCGCGACGCCGCCGTCGAAGCGGTCACTGCCGAGATCCACACCATCGCCGCCGCGCGGGGCCTTTCGGCGACCGTCACCCTGATGCAGGCCCTGGCCGAGAGTCCCTGCGATCCGTCGCTGATGGGTCTGCTGGAAGACAGCCTCGCCGCCCTGGGCCTGCCCGTCCGCCGGCTGCCCTCGGGCGCGGGTCACGACGCCATGGTGATGGCCGACCTCTGCCCCACCGCCATGCTGTTCATCCGCTGCGAGGGCGGGATCAGCCACAATCCGGCCGAGGCCGTCACCGAGGCCGACTGCGCCTTGGCGGCCCGCGCCATGCTCACCTTCATCGACAAGCTAGAACGACGCGAACGCGCATGA
- a CDS encoding cyclopropane-fatty-acyl-phospholipid synthase family protein: protein MSLVKTAIHAFEDAPMPDVVSRAAIDFLVGDARRRLEQAPADATSSFAREMETRPIATHTANANEQHYELPAPFFEAVLGPNLKYSSGLYPPGATTLAEGEAAALRETAEHADLRDGQSVLELGCGWGSLSLWMAARCPNSSITSVSNSASQRAFIEARAAEQGLTNLKVITADMNDFQTDQRFDRVVSVEMFEHMSNWRALLTRVRGWLKPDGLLFLHVFTHKNTPYRFEVDDPADWIAQYFFSGGVMPSHDLPRQFPDLFTVERDWRWSGEHYARTARQWLENFDARRATIDPILAEVYGKHASVWRRRWRLFFLATAGLFGHRGGEEWGVSHYRMRPIPTETAQ from the coding sequence ATGAGCCTGGTGAAGACCGCGATCCACGCCTTTGAGGACGCGCCGATGCCCGACGTCGTGTCGCGCGCGGCGATCGACTTTCTCGTGGGCGACGCGCGACGCCGCCTTGAACAGGCGCCGGCCGACGCGACCTCGTCCTTCGCCCGCGAGATGGAAACGCGTCCAATCGCGACCCACACCGCCAACGCCAACGAGCAGCACTACGAACTGCCGGCTCCGTTCTTCGAGGCGGTGCTGGGCCCCAACCTGAAATACTCCAGCGGCCTCTATCCGCCGGGCGCCACCACCCTGGCCGAAGGCGAAGCGGCGGCTCTGCGCGAGACGGCCGAGCACGCGGACCTGCGCGATGGCCAGTCGGTCCTGGAACTGGGTTGCGGCTGGGGCTCGCTGTCGCTGTGGATGGCGGCCCGGTGCCCCAACTCGTCCATCACCTCGGTCTCGAACTCGGCCTCGCAGCGCGCCTTCATCGAAGCCCGCGCTGCAGAGCAGGGCCTGACCAACCTGAAGGTCATCACCGCCGACATGAACGACTTCCAGACCGACCAGCGCTTCGACCGCGTGGTCTCTGTCGAGATGTTCGAGCACATGTCCAACTGGCGCGCGCTGCTGACCCGGGTGCGGGGCTGGCTGAAGCCGGACGGCCTGCTGTTCCTGCACGTGTTCACGCACAAGAATACGCCCTACCGCTTCGAGGTCGATGATCCCGCCGACTGGATCGCCCAGTACTTCTTCAGCGGCGGCGTCATGCCCAGCCATGATCTGCCGCGCCAATTCCCTGATCTCTTCACGGTCGAGCGGGACTGGCGCTGGAGCGGCGAGCACTACGCCCGCACCGCCCGCCAGTGGCTTGAGAACTTCGATGCCCGCCGCGCCACGATCGATCCGATCCTGGCTGAGGTCTACGGCAAGCACGCCTCCGTCTGGCGCCGCCGCTGGCGCCTGTTCTTCCTGGCGACCGCCGGCCTGTTCGGCCATCGCGGCGGCGAGGAATGGGGCGTCAGCCACTACCGGATGCGCCCGATCCCTACGGAGACCGCCCAATGA
- a CDS encoding DUF2177 family protein, translating into MIQFAVAYVGTALAMLVLDIIWLTQMVNRLYQPRIGELLADKPSMPPAVVFYLLYVAGIVILAVMPALREGGWKRLLVHAAVFGLVAYATYDLTNQATMKTWSTTITLVDMAWGTFITTVAASAGYAAARWFAAR; encoded by the coding sequence ATGATCCAGTTCGCCGTCGCCTATGTCGGGACCGCGCTGGCGATGCTGGTCCTCGACATCATCTGGCTGACCCAAATGGTCAATCGCCTCTACCAGCCTCGCATCGGTGAGTTGCTGGCCGACAAGCCGTCGATGCCGCCGGCCGTGGTCTTTTACCTGCTCTATGTGGCGGGGATCGTCATCCTGGCCGTGATGCCGGCGCTGCGCGAGGGCGGCTGGAAGCGGCTTCTGGTCCACGCGGCGGTGTTCGGCCTGGTCGCCTACGCCACCTATGACCTGACCAATCAAGCGACGATGAAGACCTGGTCGACAACGATCACCCTGGTCGACATGGCCTGGGGGACGTTCATCACCACCGTCGCGGCGTCAGCCGGCTATGCGGCGGCGCGTTGGTTCGCTGCGCGCTGA
- a CDS encoding NAD(P)/FAD-dependent oxidoreductase, with translation MAAVVPRQSIAVIGAGVSGLSAAWLLSHRHDVTLYEADNRLGGHANTIIAEGVAVDTGFIVYNEPNYPNLTALFRHIGVETTETDMSFGVSLDGGALEYSSTKLLAQKRNAVNPRFLKMLLDVVRFYREGRNIPADLEQGGLCRLDDYLRRQGFGRAFQEDHLLPQAAAIWSASLRDIREFPAAALLRFFDNHGLMLPIDKRPIWRTVVGGSARYVEKLAAGVSGPILTGRPVKAIHRGPDGVKIEDTTGETRAFDHVVIGAHADQALSMLASPTAEERDLLGVFRYSRNRAVLHSDPALMPKRRRAWASWNHVGRRGEDGEGGVTYWMNILQPLGVDRPYFLSLNPMQDPAGLMHDQVYEHPLFDGPAMMAQRRLWSLQGRRRTWFCGAYFGSGFHEDGLQAGLAVAEQLGGVRRPWLVPNPSGRIVLDVAEPAADRELVA, from the coding sequence TTGGCCGCTGTTGTTCCTCGCCAATCCATCGCCGTGATCGGCGCTGGCGTTTCTGGGCTTTCCGCCGCGTGGCTGCTGTCGCACCGGCACGATGTGACGCTGTACGAAGCCGACAATCGCCTGGGCGGACACGCCAACACGATCATCGCCGAGGGCGTGGCGGTCGACACCGGCTTCATTGTCTACAACGAGCCGAACTATCCGAATTTGACGGCGCTGTTCCGCCATATCGGCGTCGAGACGACCGAGACCGACATGTCTTTCGGCGTTTCGCTCGACGGCGGCGCGCTGGAGTATTCGAGCACCAAGCTGCTGGCCCAGAAGCGCAACGCCGTGAACCCGCGCTTCCTGAAGATGCTGCTGGACGTCGTGCGGTTCTATCGCGAGGGCCGCAACATTCCTGCCGATCTGGAGCAGGGCGGCCTCTGCCGGCTGGACGACTATCTGCGCCGCCAGGGCTTTGGCCGGGCGTTCCAGGAAGACCACCTGCTGCCCCAGGCCGCCGCCATCTGGTCGGCCTCGCTGCGTGACATCCGAGAGTTTCCCGCCGCCGCATTGCTGCGCTTCTTCGACAATCACGGCCTGATGCTGCCGATCGACAAGCGTCCCATCTGGCGCACCGTCGTGGGCGGCTCGGCGCGCTATGTCGAAAAGCTGGCGGCCGGGGTTTCAGGCCCGATCCTGACCGGCCGTCCCGTCAAGGCGATCCATCGCGGGCCGGATGGCGTGAAGATCGAGGATACGACCGGCGAGACCCGGGCGTTTGACCACGTGGTCATCGGCGCGCACGCCGACCAGGCTTTGTCGATGCTGGCCTCGCCGACCGCCGAGGAACGCGACCTTCTGGGCGTCTTCCGCTACAGCCGCAACCGGGCCGTGCTGCACAGCGATCCGGCCCTGATGCCCAAGCGTCGACGCGCTTGGGCCAGCTGGAACCATGTCGGCCGTCGCGGCGAGGACGGCGAGGGCGGTGTCACCTACTGGATGAACATCCTTCAGCCGCTGGGCGTGGACCGCCCCTACTTCCTGTCGCTGAACCCCATGCAGGACCCCGCCGGCCTGATGCACGATCAGGTCTACGAGCACCCGCTGTTCGACGGTCCGGCGATGATGGCCCAGCGTCGCCTGTGGTCTCTTCAGGGGCGCCGGCGCACCTGGTTCTGCGGCGCCTATTTCGGATCGGGCTTCCACGAAGACGGCCTGCAGGCCGGGTTGGCCGTCGCCGAGCAGCTGGGCGGCGTTCGTCGTCCCTGGCTCGTGCCCAACCCGTCGGGCCGCATCGTCCTGGACGTGGCCGAGCCCGCCGCTGATCGTGAGTTGGTTGCGTGA
- a CDS encoding mechanosensitive ion channel family protein, with the protein MDALTADLSGLVTGFAWAPPWLISLLLIALALLTALATHAALVRLVRRTLSRRDAFWQALIARTRRPTRMALVVTALGPAVSAAPLSAGQADASRHVLLVLFILLVGWMAMTALDIAAALYLRGFKVDVEDNLLARKHITQVRILRRAMAILVGLFTLALALMTVPGVKQWGVSLLAAGGAASLIVGLALQPLLTNLIAGIQIAVTQPIRIDDAVIVEKEWGNIEEITATYVVVRLWDWRRLVLPLTYFIQTPFQNWTRENAALIGTAMLYVDPAAPVDRLRAKLEEIARASPLWDGKVVNLAVTDLRPDVMEIRCLISARNAPITFDLRCEVREKMMAFLRDELPEAFPRSRLALADDPVRPVLSERPS; encoded by the coding sequence ATGGACGCCCTCACCGCCGACCTGTCTGGTCTCGTCACCGGCTTCGCCTGGGCCCCGCCCTGGCTGATAAGCCTGCTTCTGATCGCTCTGGCCCTGCTTACGGCCCTCGCTACGCACGCCGCCTTGGTCCGATTGGTGCGGCGAACCCTCTCGCGGCGCGACGCCTTCTGGCAGGCGCTGATCGCCCGCACCCGGCGCCCGACACGCATGGCGCTTGTGGTCACCGCGCTGGGTCCCGCCGTCTCCGCCGCGCCGCTTTCCGCCGGCCAGGCCGACGCATCGCGACACGTCCTGCTCGTCCTGTTCATTCTGCTGGTTGGCTGGATGGCGATGACCGCGCTGGACATCGCGGCGGCGCTTTATCTGCGCGGCTTCAAGGTGGATGTCGAAGACAACCTTCTGGCGCGCAAGCACATCACCCAGGTGCGGATTCTTCGACGGGCGATGGCGATCCTGGTCGGGTTGTTCACCCTTGCCCTGGCCCTGATGACCGTACCCGGGGTCAAACAGTGGGGCGTCAGCCTGCTCGCCGCCGGCGGCGCCGCCAGCCTCATCGTCGGCCTGGCCCTGCAGCCCCTGCTGACCAACCTGATCGCGGGCATCCAGATCGCAGTGACCCAGCCCATTCGGATCGACGATGCGGTGATCGTCGAAAAGGAGTGGGGAAACATCGAGGAAATCACCGCAACCTATGTCGTCGTGCGCCTGTGGGACTGGCGACGCCTGGTTCTGCCGCTGACCTATTTTATCCAGACGCCGTTCCAGAACTGGACCCGCGAAAACGCCGCGCTGATCGGGACGGCGATGCTGTATGTGGACCCGGCCGCCCCCGTCGATCGGCTGCGGGCCAAGCTGGAGGAGATCGCGCGCGCTTCGCCGCTGTGGGACGGCAAGGTCGTGAATCTGGCTGTCACCGACCTGCGCCCCGACGTGATGGAGATCCGCTGTCTGATCAGCGCGCGCAATGCGCCGATCACCTTCGATCTGCGCTGCGAAGTCCGTGAAAAGATGATGGCCTTCCTGCGCGACGAGCTGCCAGAAGCCTTCCCAAGAAGCCGCCTGGCGCTTGCGGATGATCCCGTCCGCCCCGTTCTGTCGGAACGCCCTTCCTAA